The genomic DNA GAGGTGGTGCAGGGATGAGGAAGCACGGGTTCGACCTGTTCTCGCTGGTCGCGGGGGTGCTGTTCACCGGGATCGCGGTGCTGTACCTGGTGGCGGCGGCGACCGACCGCGAGGTGGCCGGGCACCTGGTGGTGCCGGTCGCGGTGGTGACGCTGGTGGCCGGCGGCCTCGGCGGGGCGGTGGTGGCGATGGCCCGCCGCGGCCGCGGCCGCTGACCCGGCGGGGCCGCTGACCCGGCGGGGCGGCTGACCCGGCGGGGCGGCTGACCTGCCGGGGCGGCTGACCTGCCGGGGGGCGGGTCAGCTCTGCTTGGCGCCGAGTTCCAGCTGGTCGCCGTTCTTGGTGACGGTGTACTTGGGCAGCGGCTTGGTGGCCGGGCCGGTGATCACCGCTCCGGTGGTCGCGTTGAACTTGGAGCCGTGGCAGGGGCAGTACAGCTCGCCGTTCTTCGGCGCGTTGACGGTGCACCCGGAGTGGGTGCAGATCGAGGAGAAGCCGCAGTACTGGCCGGCGGTCGGCTGCACGATGTACACCGCGTCGCCGGTCCCGGGCTCCTGCACCTGCGCCGAGCCGCCGACCGGCACCGAGGAGGCCGCCACGGTCACCTTCGCCCCGCCGGAAGCCCCGCCGGAAGCCCCGCCCGGCGCGCCACCGGACGCGGCCGGCGCGGGGGCGGTGGAGCCGGGCGTGGCCGCGACCGGGGCGGTGTCCTTCTTCCGGACGAAGGTGGCGGTCAGCGAGCCGGCCAGCAGCCCGGCGCCGCCGAGCGCGACCGCCGCGATGCCGCCGTCCAGCAGCGAGCGCCGGCGCACCGCGGCGTCGTCCAGGCCCCGGCGCCGGTCGCGCCGCGCCCGGGCGGCCAGGTAGCCGTCGACCGAGAGGTACGGGGTTCCGGCCAGCAGCAGCGGCGTCCACGCGAAGAGGTAGGCGAGGTCGTTGCCCAGGTAGTACGGGCTGACGCCCCAGCTGACGGTCAGCCAGAGGGTGGCGCTGAGCGCGGCGCCGCCGGCCGCGGCGACCCGGCCCCACAGGCCGAACAGGGTGCCGAGGCCGACCGCCAGCTCGCCGAAGGCGATCAGCAGGCCGAAGAGGGTCGGCGCGGACAGCGCCGGGCCGAGCAGGAAGCCGATCGGGCTGCTCCCCTTGACCGCCTGGGTCTGGGAGTAGAAGGACGCCGCGTCCCCGGCGCCGGCCAGGTAGTGGGAGTCGGAGAGTTTGTCGAAGGCCGCGTAGACGAAGGTCACGCCGAGGAAGAGCCGCAGCGGCAGCAGTGCGTACGTGGAAGCGGTCTCCTTCCAGCCGGCTCTGTCCGTCGTCCGCTGGTCGCCATGCCCGCCCGTCATGCCGCTGCCTCTCGCTCACCACCGGTCGACTTCCGACCGGTTCCGGTCCGATTCTGCCTTCTCGTGCGCACACACGGTGCACACACGGCCGCGCCGCCACTCCCTTGTCGTACGGGAGCGGCGGCGCGGCCGTTTCGAACGCGTGGGGAGACTACTCCCACTCGATGGTGCCCGGCGGCTTGCTGGTGACGTCCAGCACCACGCGGTTCACGTCGCGGACCTCGTTGGTGATCCGGGTGGAGATCTTCGCCAGCACCTCGTACGGCAGGCGCGACCAGTCGGCGGTCATCGCGTCCTCGGAGGAGACCGGGCGGAGCACGATCGGGTGGCCGTAGGTGCGACCGTCGCCCTGGACGCCGACCGAGCGGACGTCGCCGAGCAGGACGACCGGGCACTGCCAGATCTCACGGTCCAGGCCGGCCGCGGTCAGCTCCTCGCGGGCGATCGCGTCCGCGTCGCGGAGCAGGTCCAGGCGCTCCTTGGTGACCTCGCCGACGATCCGGATGCCCAGGCCCGGGCCGGGGAACGGCTGGCGCTGGACGATCTCCTCCGGCAGGCCGAGCTCCTGGCCGACCATCCGGACCTCGTCCTTGAACAGCTTGCGCAGCGGCTCGACCAGCTGGAACTCGAGGTCCTCCGGCAGGCCGCCGACGTTGTGGTGGGACTTGATGTTGGCGGTGCCGGTGCCGCCGCCGGACTCCACCACGTCCGGGTACAGGGTGCCCTGGACCAGGAACTCCACCGCCGGACCCTCGTCCGCGATGATGTCGGCCTGGGCCTGCTCGAAGACCCGGATGAACTCCCGGCCGATGATCTTGCGCTTCTCCTCGGGGTCCGAGACGCCCTTGAGGGCGTTCAGGAAGCGCTCCTCGGCGTCCACGACCACCAGCTTGACGCCGGTCGCGGCCACGAAGTCCTTCTCGACCTGCTCGGTCTCGCCCTTGCGCATCAGGCCGTGGTCGACGTAGACGCAGGTCAGGCGGTCGCCGATGGCGCGCTGCACCAGCGCGGCGGCGACGGCGGAGTCCACGCCGCCGGACAGGCCGCAGATGGCGCGCTTGTCGCCGACCTGCTCGCGGATCAGCGCGACCTGCTCGTCGACCACGTTGACCGTGGTCCAGTTCGGGGCGATGCCGGCACCGCGGTACAGGAAGTGCTCCAGCACCTGCTGGCCGTACTCGGAGTGCATGACCTCCGGGTGGTACTGCACGCCGTACAGCTTCAGCGCGTCGTTCTCGAAGGCGGCGACCGGCACCACGTCGGTGGAGGCGGTGACGGTGAAGCCCTCCGGCGCGGCGGAGCAGGCGTCGCCGTGCGACATCCACACCGACTGCTGCGCCGGGGTGCCCTCGAACAGGGTGGAGCCGGGGCGGGAGACGGACAGCGGGGTGCGGCCGTACTCGCGGGCGCCGCTGTTGTCGACGGTGCCGCCGAGCGTCACGGCCATCAGCTGGAAGCCGTAGCACATGCCGAAGACCGGGACGCCGGCCTCGAAGAGCGCCCGGTCGATCTGCGGCGCGCCCTCCTCGTAGACCGACGACGGACCGCCGGAGAGGATGATCGCCTTCGGGTTCTTGGCGAGCATCTCGGCGACCGGCATGCTGCTCGGCACGATCTCGCTGTAGACCCGCGCCTCACGCACCCGACGGGCGATGAGCTGGGCGTACTGGGCACCGAAGTCGACCACCAGGACGGTGTCGTTCTCAGGTACGGACTGAACGGGAATAGCAGAGGACACGGACGGCCTTCCGGCAGCGGTGTGGGGAGTGTCTGAGGTCGAGTCTACCGGGCTGCTCGAACGCCCCCGGTTCACTCGTCTGCCGATCCGGCGCACCGTGACCGGCCGGGGTGCCGAATCGTTGCACCCGGCAGACCGTACGACCGCCGCGCGGCCAGCCAGGAAGCGGGCGGTGGGTACGGGGAACCACGCGTGGATCAACACTCCGGTCCACCGGTGCGCGTGGCGGGCACGGGCCCGCCGTGGGACCGCGCCCCGGTGCTGCGGTCGGGTCAGCAGGGGACAGCGACCCCCGACCGCGACCGGGCGGACCCGGGGGTGTGGCGGCCGGTACCGGTGCCGACCGCCACACCCCTTCGGACCGCCCGCCCCGGCGTACGCCCCAGTGCGCCCCCACCTGCCGATTACTACGCACCGTGACTGCCCGCCGGCTCCCGGACGGGCCGGTCCGGGGCGGTCCGCCCGAAATTGGACTGTGCCGAAGTGCGTCGAATCGGTTGCACAGTAAGGCCTCCTTCCAGCACGATGCTGATGTGGGGGCCACCGGACCACCGATCCGGCCCACCCGAAGACCGTTGACGAGAACGGTTATCACCTCACGCTCCGTGAGCCCCACGTGGCCCGCGCGCGTGCCACAGACCATTCGACGAGACGGCGCTCCTCCCCCGGCGCCGTCACCCCAGCACCGGCGCAGCCCTGACGCCGCGTGCTGAGCGACAAAGGGCCCCGTTCCCCCGCGGGGCCCTTTGCCCTGCCCGGCCCGGCCCTTTGCCCGGCCCGGCCGCTCCGCCGCCGTCCCGCGCGGGTTCAGTCGCCGACCGGCCGCCGGTAGGCGGCGTGCGCGTCCCCGCCGACGGGCGCCGACACCGGCGCGGGCCCGTCCGACACCGGCGCGGGCCCGTCCGGCAGCACCGCACCGACCTGCTCGACCTGAGCCGGCACCGCCCCTTCCGCCGGGACGACGGGCGGGGCGGGCCGGAGCGAGGAGACCCCGCTGAACGCGCCGAGCGCGGCCCAGAACACGCTCGCCAGCAGGACGGTTCCCGCCGTCCACCCGGTGGAGAGGTCGAGCGACTGGGCGTTGCGGACGGCCTCCGCACCGAACTCGTCGGGGCTGTTCCGGGAGAAGGTGAAGGTCGCCCCGGCCGCCAGGGTCAGCCCGCAGAGCACCGCGCCGTGCACCGCCGCGAGCTTCAGCCGGTCCGCCGGGCCGAGGGCCGCGCGGCGGGCGAGCACCGCGAGCAGCGCCGCGCA from Kitasatospora terrestris includes the following:
- a CDS encoding Rieske 2Fe-2S domain-containing protein, whose protein sequence is MTGGHGDQRTTDRAGWKETASTYALLPLRLFLGVTFVYAAFDKLSDSHYLAGAGDAASFYSQTQAVKGSSPIGFLLGPALSAPTLFGLLIAFGELAVGLGTLFGLWGRVAAAGGAALSATLWLTVSWGVSPYYLGNDLAYLFAWTPLLLAGTPYLSVDGYLAARARRDRRRGLDDAAVRRRSLLDGGIAAVALGGAGLLAGSLTATFVRKKDTAPVAATPGSTAPAPAASGGAPGGASGGASGGAKVTVAASSVPVGGSAQVQEPGTGDAVYIVQPTAGQYCGFSSICTHSGCTVNAPKNGELYCPCHGSKFNATTGAVITGPATKPLPKYTVTKNGDQLELGAKQS
- the guaA gene encoding glutamine-hydrolyzing GMP synthase yields the protein MPVQSVPENDTVLVVDFGAQYAQLIARRVREARVYSEIVPSSMPVAEMLAKNPKAIILSGGPSSVYEEGAPQIDRALFEAGVPVFGMCYGFQLMAVTLGGTVDNSGAREYGRTPLSVSRPGSTLFEGTPAQQSVWMSHGDACSAAPEGFTVTASTDVVPVAAFENDALKLYGVQYHPEVMHSEYGQQVLEHFLYRGAGIAPNWTTVNVVDEQVALIREQVGDKRAICGLSGGVDSAVAAALVQRAIGDRLTCVYVDHGLMRKGETEQVEKDFVAATGVKLVVVDAEERFLNALKGVSDPEEKRKIIGREFIRVFEQAQADIIADEGPAVEFLVQGTLYPDVVESGGGTGTANIKSHHNVGGLPEDLEFQLVEPLRKLFKDEVRMVGQELGLPEEIVQRQPFPGPGLGIRIVGEVTKERLDLLRDADAIAREELTAAGLDREIWQCPVVLLGDVRSVGVQGDGRTYGHPIVLRPVSSEDAMTADWSRLPYEVLAKISTRITNEVRDVNRVVLDVTSKPPGTIEWE